A single region of the Mycoplasma mycoides subsp. mycoides SC str. PG1 genome encodes:
- a CDS encoding lipoprotein, whose translation MKKLLTIFGSISLISMTSITSIACKNINKSKKEDPSKPDRTPKTPENDSTKPEENQPKKPDDKKPNNNDNSSNDSNSNSNPNNKPDSTKPSENPKKPNEQHQGDDPNNHQPQADQLEKSEQPKRTKEQNFELIKKYGAEVLALLESLSEDKTEQLYKKPENSELLKLVTNIGQFYQKLGSSTTIDDFEKEFKEKKFLNKLYEEWDKTVTEYEKQKDSILEILKQ comes from the coding sequence ATGAAAAAATTATTAACAATATTTGGTTCTATTAGTTTAATTAGTATGACTAGTATTACATCAATTGCTTGTAAAAATATAAATAAATCAAAAAAAGAAGACCCATCTAAACCCGACAGAACTCCAAAAACTCCTGAAAATGATTCAACTAAACCAGAAGAAAATCAACCTAAAAAACCAGATGATAAAAAACCTAATAATAACGATAATAGTTCAAATGATTCAAATAGTAATTCTAATCCGAATAATAAACCTGATTCAACTAAACCTAGTGAGAATCCTAAAAAACCAAATGAACAACATCAAGGTGATGATCCTAATAATCATCAACCACAAGCTGATCAACTTGAAAAATCTGAACAACCTAAAAGAACAAAAGAACAAAATTTTGAGTTAATTAAAAAATATGGTGCAGAAGTTCTTGCTTTGTTAGAATCTTTATCAGAAGATAAAACCGAACAACTTTATAAGAAGCCAGAAAATTCTGAATTATTAAAATTAGTAACAAATATAGGACAGTTTTATCAAAAATTAGGTTCTTCTACAACAATAGATGATTTTGAAAAAGAATTTAAAGAAAAAAAATTTTTAAATAAGTTGTATGAAGAATGAGATAAGACTGTTACAGAATATGAAAAACAAAAAGATAGTATTTTAGAGATATTAAAGCAATAG
- a CDS encoding IS1634-like element ISMmy1 family transposase encodes MAIPKDILKIPRPSSTRVKTTSKEGIYNVIQRTSIRKNGKIIPVEKGVIGKIINGVFQSIEKQTYEVDIKSYGLFALNEKLNNHIFRELLNFYDFEDARKLYVIASLRTMFSDIKNEHLKHEYDTNFISEIYPKCALSSNTISSFLEKIGKSSSKMEDFMNKRLEEFSNHSIVIDGMLKNNTSETNIFSEMSRKSRTKGSQNLNLIYAYDINAQEPVASSVYPGNMLDYTAFRDFLRTYEIKNGFLILDKGFDDKECKNLMREKNIKYLIPIKINHTFKKFNLKSGFNFTFTYDDDTIRAKKIIINNKYYFCYKSTLTEMVEKKNFISRAHKKGAYDEIKLLERENLFGLIIFECNYDLDLKDIYVAYKKRWEIELLFKQFKNVLEQNEANVQGNYRLLATEFINFLSSIMLCRIKNHLLNSGVLDNRTISETFRYLSKIIKKRKSRKREEWDDVETLKYIKEMKSILKI; translated from the coding sequence ATGGCCATTCCTAAAGACATATTAAAAATTCCAAGACCATCTAGTACTAGAGTAAAAACAACATCAAAAGAAGGTATTTATAATGTTATACAAAGAACATCAATAAGAAAAAATGGAAAAATTATTCCTGTTGAAAAAGGAGTAATTGGAAAGATTATTAATGGTGTTTTTCAAAGCATAGAAAAGCAAACATATGAAGTAGATATTAAATCATATGGTCTATTTGCACTAAATGAAAAATTAAACAATCATATCTTTAGAGAACTTTTAAATTTTTATGATTTTGAAGATGCTAGAAAATTATATGTTATAGCTTCTTTAAGAACTATGTTTTCAGATATTAAAAACGAACATTTAAAACATGAATATGATACAAATTTTATTTCTGAAATATACCCAAAATGTGCTTTATCTTCAAACACTATCTCAAGTTTTTTAGAGAAAATAGGTAAATCTAGTTCGAAGATGGAAGACTTTATGAATAAAAGATTAGAAGAGTTTTCAAACCACTCAATAGTTATTGATGGTATGTTGAAAAACAATACATCAGAAACTAACATTTTCTCTGAAATGTCTAGAAAGTCTAGAACTAAAGGCTCTCAAAACTTAAACCTTATTTATGCTTATGATATTAATGCACAAGAACCTGTTGCTAGTTCTGTTTACCCAGGAAATATGCTAGATTACACTGCTTTTAGAGACTTTTTAAGAACTTATGAGATTAAAAATGGATTTTTAATTCTTGATAAAGGATTTGATGATAAAGAATGTAAAAACTTGATGAGAGAAAAAAATATTAAATATTTAATCCCTATAAAAATAAATCATACTTTTAAAAAGTTTAATTTAAAATCTGGATTTAATTTCACTTTCACTTATGATGACGACACAATAAGAGCAAAGAAAATTATCATCAACAACAAATATTATTTTTGTTATAAATCAACCCTAACTGAAATGGTAGAAAAGAAAAATTTCATAAGTCGTGCACATAAAAAAGGTGCGTATGATGAAATTAAATTACTAGAAAGAGAAAATCTTTTTGGATTAATAATTTTTGAGTGTAATTATGATTTGGACTTAAAAGATATTTATGTCGCGTATAAAAAGAGATGAGAAATTGAATTGCTTTTTAAACAGTTTAAAAATGTGCTTGAACAAAACGAAGCAAATGTTCAAGGAAACTATAGATTATTAGCAACTGAATTTATTAACTTTTTATCTTCAATTATGCTTTGCAGAATAAAAAACCACCTATTAAATAGTGGCGTTCTTGACAATAGAACAATTAGTGAAACTTTTAGATATTTATCAAAAATAATCAAGAAGAGAAAGTCTAGAAAAAGAGAAGAATGAGATGATGTTGAAACATTAAAATATATTAAAGAAATGAAGTCTATTTTAAAAATATAG